CACTTCCTTAACATGCGGCGAGTTCGGCAGCATGGTGATGATCACGTCGCACTGCTCAGCAATATCTTTCGCCGTGGCGGCGGTTTCTGCACCAGCGGCAATGACTTCCGCAATGGATTCCGGGTTACGGTCAGCAACCACCAACGAGTAACCTGCCTTGAGGAGGTTTTTACTCATTGGTTTACCCATAATACCGAGGCCAATAAAACCAACTTTCATTGTCATGTCTTTATCTCTCTCTACTGTCGATGGTGGTTATTTCTTAAAAGAATCAGCCAGTTTCTGCGTGGCTGAACGGAACACGCCAAGGTCGCTGCCAACAGCAACAAAGGTCGCGCCCCATTCCAGATAACGACGCGCATCCGCCTCTACCGGCGCCAGAATTCCGCTTGGTTTGCCATGTGCTTTCGCGCGGGCAAAAATGTGCTGGATAGCTTTCTGCACATCAGGATGTGACGCATTGCCGAGATGGCCTAGCGCCGCAGCCAGATCGCTTGGGCCGACGAAGACACCGTCTACACCTTCGGTCGCCGCGATGGCGTCAACGTTATCAACGCCCTGCTGACTTTCGATCTGCACGATGATGGTGATGTTCTTATTCGATTGCGCAAAGTAGTCCGGTACGGTGCCAAACATATTGGCGCGATGGGAGACGGACACGCCGCGAATACCTTCCGGCGGATAGCGGGTCGACGCCACGGCGTTCACCGCCTCTTCTTGTGTCTCAACGAACGGGATCAGGAAGTTGTAAAACCCAATATCCAGCAGGCGCTTGATAATCACCGGCTCGTTGGTCGGCACGCGTACGACCGGCGCGCTGGCGCTGCCTTTCAGCGCCATCAATTGCGGGATAAACGTCGAGATATCGTTCGGCGCGTGTTCGCCATCCAGTACCAGCCAGTCAAAACCCGCCAGGCCTAAAACTTCGGTACTGATTGGGCTGGCCAATGCAGACCAGCAGCCAATCTGAATCTGTTGCGCCGCGAGGGCCGCTTTAAACTTATTCGGGAAAATCGTGTTATTCATCGCCTATACCTTTGTTTATTTCTGCAATTCCATACGTTTAATGTCACCGACAATAAACAGGTAGCAAACCATTGCCATCAGCGCCGAACACCCTACAAACATCAGCGCAGCATTAAATGAGTGCAGCTCGCTCACCAGATAACCAATCACCAGCGGGGTGACGATAGAGGCTACGTTGCCAAATACGTTAAATACCCCACCGCACAGACCAACGATTTCTTTCGGCGCGGTATCGGAAATCACCGGCCAACCCAGCGCGCCGAAGCCTTTGCCGAAGAACGCCAGCGCCATCAGCGCAACCACCAGAGTGGTGTTATCGGTGTAGTTACACAGAATAATGGTCGACGCGAGCAACATTCCGAGCACAATCGGCAGCTTACGTGCCAGGGTGATGCTGAAGCCACGTTTAATCAGATAATCAGAGAACACACCGCCGAGCACGCCACCGGCAAATCCGCACAGCGCAGGAATCGACGCCACCAGACCGACTTTCAGGATCGACATGCCTTTTTCCTGTACCAGGTAAATCGGGAACCAGGTAAGGAAAAACCAGGTGATAGTGTTGATAAAATACTGTCCGAAGAACACGCCAAGCATCATGCGGTTTGTCAGCAACTGCTTGATATAATGCAGTTTAGGACCACCTGATTTCACATCGCCGGGCTTTTTATGGTCCATATCCACGACCGCGCCGTTTTCAGAGATAAACTTCAGCTCTTCCTGCGACATACGCGGGTGATCGGTTGGGTTATGAATAAACTTTACCCACAGGCCGGTGAGCACAAAACCGATAACGCCCATCACGGTAAAGACGTGCTCCCAGCCCCAGGCAAAGGTCAGCCAGCCCAGCAGCGGCGAAAACAGCGCCAGGGAGAAATATTGTGCGGAGTTAAAAATCGCAGATGCCGTACCGCGCTCTTTCGTCGGGAACCAGGCGGCCACAATACGGGCGTTCGCCGGGAAGGACGGCGCTTCCGAGAAGCCCAGCATGAAACGCATGATGAACATTGAAATACCCGCCCAGGCCAGCGGGAACATATCGACAAAACCCTGCAGAAAGGTGAACAGCGACCAGAAGAACAGACTGTAAGTGTAGACTTTCTTCGAACCGAACTTATCCAGCAGCCAGCCGCCAGGGATTTGCATCAACAGGTAAGCCCAACCGAAGGCGGAGAAAATGTAACCCATTGAAATGGCACTGAGCTGCAACTCTTTCGCCACTTCCGTGCCGGCAATAGATAGCGTGGCACGGTCCGCATAGTTAACGGCGGTAACAATAAATATTATTAGCAATATTAAGTAACGGGTGTGCGTACCTTTCTTTTTCTCGACAACTGTATCCAGTATCATTCTAATTACCTCGGGTACATAAAAGTTTTTATTATTATTTGGCAGATATCCCTGGTGATAAATTACCGATAATAAAAACGTATAATAATTTATCAGACGCAATGAAACCGTGATTTAGTATAATCAGCAGTGCAACGTTAATCATTGTGCAAGCGCTCATTAAATATGCGTTATGAAAATAATGTTTTGGGCATATGCACACATACATGGGCGCTAATCCACACATTTACGTATTGCTACCCCTGCTGGTGCGGTCTTGCTGAGTTTAAGTGATCATTGTCACATTCTTCACGATAAACTCCTGACATTCTTATTTCACGATACCGAATCTTTATTACTGAAAATGAGATTCAAAATATAAATATCCACACTATTATCACCACTTGTTGGAGAATACTGGACAATGGCCGACATCGAAATTAGACAAGAATCGCCAACGGCGTTTTATATTAAAGTTCACGAAACAGATAATGTGGCGATAATTGTCAATGACAATGGCCTGAAAGCCGGAACGCGTTTTCCGGACGGACTGGAACTCATTGAACATATTCCCCAGGGTCATAAAGTGGCGCTCGTGGATATTCCTGTTCATGGCGAAATCGTGCGTTATGGCGAAGTGATAGGCTATGCCGTTCGCGACATCCCACGCGGCAGCTGGATTGATGAATCAATGGTTGAGCTGCCCAAGGCTCCGCCGCTGGAGACGCTGCCGCTGGCAACTAAAGTGCCTGAGCCGCTGCCGCCTCTCGAGGGTTATACCTTCGAAGGTTACCGCAATGTTGACGGTAGCGTTGGCACCAAGAATCTGCTCGGCATCTCCACCAGCGTGCACTGCGTGGCGGGCGTGGTGGACTATGTAGTGAAAATCATTGAACGCGACCTGCTGCCCAAATACCCGAATGTTGACGGTGTGGTGGGGCTCAATCATCTGTACGGTTGCGGCGTGGCGATTAACGCTCCAGCCGCCATCGTGCCCATTCGAACTATTCATAATATTGCGCTGAACCCTAACTTTGGCGGTGAGGTAATGGTCATTGGCCTCGGCTGTGAAAAACTGCAGCCAGAGCGCCTGCTGGAAGGTACGCACGATGTAAAAAGCATTCCGGTCGACAGCGCCAGCATCGTCAGCCTGCAGGATGAAAAACACGTCGGCTTTCAATCAATGGTTGCCGATATTTTGCAGGTGGCCGAACACCATCTGGCAAAGCTCAATCAGCGCCAGCGTGAAACCTGCCCGGCATCAGAACTGGTGGTCGGCATGCAGTGCGGCGGCAGCGATGCGTTTTCCGGCGTGACGGCCAATCCAGCGGTAGGTTATGCCTCCGACCTGTTAGTACGCTGTGGCGCGACAGTGATGTTCTCCGAAGTCACCGAAGTACGCGATGCCATCCACCTTCTGACCCCGCGCGCGATTAACGAAGAGGTTGGTAAACGCCTGCTCGAGGAGATGGCCTGGTACGACAACTACCTGGATATGGGCAAGACTGACCGGAGCGCCAACCCATCACCGGGCAACAAGAAAGGCGGTCTGGCAAACGTGGTGGAAAAAGCACTGGGTTCTATTGCGAAGTCGGGCAAGAGCGCGATTGTCGAAGTCTTGTCGCCGGGACAGCGTCCAACCAAACGTGGCCTGATTTACGCTGCCACCCCCGCCAGCGATTTTGTCTGCGGTACGCAACAGGTTGCTTCCGGGATCACAGTACAAGTCTTTACCACCGGTCGCGGTACGCCGTATGGCCTGATGGCCGTGCCGGTGATTAAAATGGCGACACGCACGGAGTTGGCCAATCGTTGGTTTGACCTGATGGACATCAACGCCGGTACCATCGCTACCGGAGAAGAAACCATTGAAGACGTGGGTCTGAAACTGTTCGAGTTTATTCTCGACGTCGCCAGCGGACGTAAGAAAACCTTCTCAGATCAGTGGGGACTGCATAACCAACTGGCGGTGTTTAACCCGGCGCCAGTGACCTGATTATCGAAACGAAAGCCAACGAAAAAACGGGGATTTGTCCCCGTTTTTAATGTCGATGCTTTAACAAATAAAGTGATAACGTTCGCATTTTAAGAGGTTTTTTTAAACATCTGTTTTTTTCGATTCAAACCTGCCAAATGAACCTAACGATATGAAATTAAAAGAAATAATACCACCATTGTTTTACGTTATATTTTCGTTTTGATAAAAGAGAAACCTACCGAAAGACGACCTTGTTTTAATGCGATAATCCCCTCTTTTTTACTGCTTTGACTTTCTCCGGTGTAAAACAGATTATTCATAGGCTGCTGTAATTTACCTCATAAGCATTCTGACCTGAATAAAGAGGGAAGTTATGTATACCCTGAATAAAAATAATGTCGCATTGGCTTGTCTTATTTCCTGTTTACTGGCAACTCCTGTCTTCGCGAGTGCTGAAGGCCAGTCGGACGCAAAGCCTGTTAAATTACGCTACACGTTATGGGACCGCAATCAACTCCCTGGCGAACAACAGCTCGTTAATGAATTTGAAAAAGACAACCCCGGAATTAAGGTCGAAATTGAACTAACTCCTTATGACCAGTATTTTATCAAACTCAGTTCAGCAGTCGGTGGAAATGTAGCACCGGATGTATTCTGGATGAACATGCCTAATTTCCAGCAATATGTGAAAAATGGCATGCTGGAACCACTGAGTAATTATCTGAAAGATAAATCAGCGCCGAAACTGGATGATTTTGTTAAAAGCTCAGTCGATGCCTACCAATACCAGTCGCAACAATATGCCATCCCAAGGGATATTGATGCAATTGCCGTCTGGTACAATAAAAAAATGTTCGATCAGGCTGGTGTGAGCTATCCCGATAACAACTGGACATGGGACGATTTAAAACAAAAATCAGAGCAGTTGCGTAAAGGGCTGGATAAACAGTCTTATCCACTGGCAATGGAATTCAGCAGCGGACAGGATAGTTACTTTAACCTGCTATTACAGGCCGGGGATAAGATTGTACTACCTGAGGGCAAAACGGATGTTGCCAATGACAAAGCTATCGCCGTCTATCGCGATGTTCAAGGCATGCTGAACGCGGGACTAATCCAACCGCCAGGCGAGATGGAAGCCTCAGACGTCTTCCAGTCAAACCGGGTAGCCATGGTCTACGCAGGCTCATGGTGGGCATTACCCTTCTCTCAAAATGAGCTGATTAAGGATCACATCGGCGTAGTGCCAATGCCAAAAATGGCAGAGCAGGCAGGTGTATCCCATAGTCTGGCATTTGCTATGTCAGCCAAAAGTCAGCATAAAGATGCGGCGT
This window of the Citrobacter freundii ATCC 8090 = MTCC 1658 = NBRC 12681 genome carries:
- the garL gene encoding 2-dehydro-3-deoxyglucarate aldolase gives rise to the protein MNNTIFPNKFKAALAAQQIQIGCWSALASPISTEVLGLAGFDWLVLDGEHAPNDISTFIPQLMALKGSASAPVVRVPTNEPVIIKRLLDIGFYNFLIPFVETQEEAVNAVASTRYPPEGIRGVSVSHRANMFGTVPDYFAQSNKNITIIVQIESQQGVDNVDAIAATEGVDGVFVGPSDLAAALGHLGNASHPDVQKAIQHIFARAKAHGKPSGILAPVEADARRYLEWGATFVAVGSDLGVFRSATQKLADSFKK
- the garD gene encoding galactarate dehydratase yields the protein MADIEIRQESPTAFYIKVHETDNVAIIVNDNGLKAGTRFPDGLELIEHIPQGHKVALVDIPVHGEIVRYGEVIGYAVRDIPRGSWIDESMVELPKAPPLETLPLATKVPEPLPPLEGYTFEGYRNVDGSVGTKNLLGISTSVHCVAGVVDYVVKIIERDLLPKYPNVDGVVGLNHLYGCGVAINAPAAIVPIRTIHNIALNPNFGGEVMVIGLGCEKLQPERLLEGTHDVKSIPVDSASIVSLQDEKHVGFQSMVADILQVAEHHLAKLNQRQRETCPASELVVGMQCGGSDAFSGVTANPAVGYASDLLVRCGATVMFSEVTEVRDAIHLLTPRAINEEVGKRLLEEMAWYDNYLDMGKTDRSANPSPGNKKGGLANVVEKALGSIAKSGKSAIVEVLSPGQRPTKRGLIYAATPASDFVCGTQQVASGITVQVFTTGRGTPYGLMAVPVIKMATRTELANRWFDLMDINAGTIATGEETIEDVGLKLFEFILDVASGRKKTFSDQWGLHNQLAVFNPAPVT
- a CDS encoding ABC transporter substrate-binding protein, coding for MYTLNKNNVALACLISCLLATPVFASAEGQSDAKPVKLRYTLWDRNQLPGEQQLVNEFEKDNPGIKVEIELTPYDQYFIKLSSAVGGNVAPDVFWMNMPNFQQYVKNGMLEPLSNYLKDKSAPKLDDFVKSSVDAYQYQSQQYAIPRDIDAIAVWYNKKMFDQAGVSYPDNNWTWDDLKQKSEQLRKGLDKQSYPLAMEFSSGQDSYFNLLLQAGDKIVLPEGKTDVANDKAIAVYRDVQGMLNAGLIQPPGEMEASDVFQSNRVAMVYAGSWWALPFSQNELIKDHIGVVPMPKMAEQAGVSHSLAFAMSAKSQHKDAAWKFIEFMSSEHAQQTLATGKVVIPANQKVAKEWAEGFKDIDVSAYIDSLAFSHKYPTAGSNTAKWNSILNDGLKKVWTGTDPEKVMPGVAKRVEREMQK
- the garP gene encoding galactarate/glucarate/glycerate transporter GarP, whose translation is MILDTVVEKKKGTHTRYLILLIIFIVTAVNYADRATLSIAGTEVAKELQLSAISMGYIFSAFGWAYLLMQIPGGWLLDKFGSKKVYTYSLFFWSLFTFLQGFVDMFPLAWAGISMFIMRFMLGFSEAPSFPANARIVAAWFPTKERGTASAIFNSAQYFSLALFSPLLGWLTFAWGWEHVFTVMGVIGFVLTGLWVKFIHNPTDHPRMSQEELKFISENGAVVDMDHKKPGDVKSGGPKLHYIKQLLTNRMMLGVFFGQYFINTITWFFLTWFPIYLVQEKGMSILKVGLVASIPALCGFAGGVLGGVFSDYLIKRGFSITLARKLPIVLGMLLASTIILCNYTDNTTLVVALMALAFFGKGFGALGWPVISDTAPKEIVGLCGGVFNVFGNVASIVTPLVIGYLVSELHSFNAALMFVGCSALMAMVCYLFIVGDIKRMELQK